The Candidatus Omnitrophota bacterium genome includes a region encoding these proteins:
- a CDS encoding 2-oxoacid:acceptor oxidoreductase family protein codes for MSVEKRSVTRFELLMDAGFGAQKAGDILLQAFVGMGKYVYVEPMIPAEISPPARTRPALSGVIIRLADFDITNIGNDTDFILASHEMVLDTRLDDKEYNSNCRILLDMGDREANPDSYEMVLKRCTREGLSVIPFDVDEPSQTIVKELGGKGQNLYYLGMLSYVYNMDEEIVKREIQKTFGKKLNEEIYAKNITLFHNGYQLAKEKVFFTYQVESIPRQEEKILIDGNTALSMGIIDAGIKFFSGYPITPASSIMHTLAKMFPSYGGMVHQAEDEIAAIGTAIGSYYGGVPAVTCTSGPGLSLKQEFIGYAQVAEIPIIVIDAQRSGPSTGMPTKTEQSDLPAVIFGSHGDYTKIVISVANVIDCFYAPHMARYLAEKLRLPVFIMSDFQTANSYKVITKPKVVEMDNVEDIPDFILDRFHINRLPKEIEMVHLSQSVPGTEGGMRRVTGLNTDAKGHVDYFSGTNQRSHRIRNEKVHHVRRALVKPEMFGPDSGDLLVVGWGSARGAIEEAMSLCKKEGIKVAGMHMRIVYPLPLILKDIFAKYKKIVTVEVAYGDALKPSPLAMLLRCETLFDVQPMIAEATGRPIRPKIIVNRVKETLLCQLSLKT; via the coding sequence ATGTCGGTGGAGAAACGTTCGGTCACACGCTTTGAGCTTTTAATGGATGCCGGTTTCGGCGCGCAGAAAGCCGGGGACATCCTTTTGCAGGCCTTTGTGGGCATGGGCAAATACGTCTACGTTGAGCCCATGATCCCGGCCGAGATCAGCCCTCCGGCCAGGACCCGCCCGGCGCTCTCCGGCGTCATCATCCGCCTGGCGGATTTTGACATCACCAATATCGGCAATGACACCGATTTCATTCTGGCTTCCCATGAGATGGTCCTTGATACGCGTCTCGACGATAAGGAATACAATTCCAATTGCCGCATCCTTTTGGACATGGGCGACCGCGAGGCCAACCCCGACTCTTATGAGATGGTGCTCAAACGCTGCACCAGAGAGGGCTTGAGCGTCATTCCTTTTGATGTGGATGAGCCCTCCCAGACCATTGTCAAGGAATTGGGCGGCAAGGGCCAGAACCTGTATTATTTAGGGATGTTGAGTTATGTCTACAACATGGACGAGGAGATCGTCAAACGGGAGATCCAAAAGACATTCGGTAAGAAACTCAACGAAGAGATCTACGCCAAAAATATCACCCTTTTCCATAACGGTTATCAACTGGCCAAGGAAAAGGTTTTTTTCACTTATCAGGTCGAGAGCATCCCGCGGCAGGAGGAGAAGATCCTCATTGACGGCAATACCGCCTTGAGCATGGGTATCATTGACGCGGGGATCAAATTTTTTTCCGGTTACCCTATCACGCCCGCTTCCTCCATCATGCATACGCTGGCCAAAATGTTCCCGTCTTACGGCGGCATGGTGCATCAGGCCGAAGATGAGATCGCGGCCATCGGCACGGCCATCGGTTCGTATTACGGCGGTGTTCCGGCGGTCACGTGCACGTCCGGTCCGGGCCTGTCGCTCAAGCAGGAATTCATCGGTTATGCCCAGGTGGCGGAGATCCCCATTATTGTGATCGATGCCCAGCGTTCCGGCCCCTCAACGGGCATGCCGACCAAAACCGAACAATCGGACCTGCCGGCGGTGATCTTCGGCAGTCACGGCGATTACACAAAGATCGTCATCAGCGTTGCCAATGTCATTGATTGTTTTTACGCTCCGCACATGGCCCGGTATCTGGCTGAAAAGTTACGCTTGCCGGTTTTTATCATGAGCGATTTTCAGACGGCCAACAGTTATAAGGTCATCACCAAGCCCAAGGTCGTTGAGATGGACAATGTCGAAGATATCCCCGATTTTATTTTGGACCGTTTTCACATCAACCGTTTGCCTAAAGAGATTGAGATGGTGCACCTCTCACAGTCCGTGCCCGGCACCGAGGGCGGCATGCGCAGGGTCACGGGTCTGAATACGGACGCCAAGGGCCATGTGGATTATTTTTCCGGCACCAATCAGCGTTCGCATCGCATCCGCAATGAAAAGGTCCATCACGTGCGCCGGGCTTTGGTCAAACCGGAGATGTTCGGGCCCGATTCCGGCGATCTTCTGGTGGTGGGCTGGGGTTCCGCCCGCGGCGCCATCGAGGAGGCCATGTCCCTGTGCAAAAAGGAGGGGATCAAGGTGGCCGGCATGCACATGCGCATCGTTTATCCGTTGCCGCTTATTCTCAAAGATATTTTTGCAAAATATAAGAAGATCGTGACCGTGGAGGTCGCTTACGGCGACGCGCTCAAGCCCTCGCCGCTGGCGATGCTGCTGCGTTGTGAAACACTTTTTGACGTTCAACCGATGATCGCCGAGGCCACCGGCCGTCCCATACGCCCGAAGATCATTGTTAATAGAGTCAAGGAGACGCTTTTATGTCAGTTGTCCTTAAAGACCTGA
- the bioB gene encoding biotin synthase BioB has protein sequence MNRSFYIDLARQSMAGEELSDALCGRILGDEALEILPLLDAAYEVRKTFRGKEVVVHIINNAQNGHCPEDCHYCAQAKTSKADIEEYGLKSDEEMLEEARQAYSKGAYRYCMVFAGRGASPSRVQRLTKLITSIKSEFPNKEICVSTGFVTPEAAVSLKQAGLDRLNHNLNTSESHYPNICTTHTFADRINTLLAARQAGIELCSGMIVGMGEEHKDIIEVAKRLRTLKAASIPVNLLVPIEGNLLSEPKNLTPQFVLRVLCLFRFLNPKAEIRVAAGREGHLRSMEVMALYPANSLFLQGYLNSKGASNGRTLRMIKDAGFEIKSDLAIDDLIKNDKIKNDDFGGDDAKVVIKGLKDLRPALKA, from the coding sequence ATGAACAGGTCTTTTTATATTGATCTAGCCCGGCAAAGCATGGCTGGCGAAGAATTGAGCGACGCCTTATGCGGCCGCATTTTGGGGGACGAAGCCCTTGAAATTTTGCCTCTTTTAGATGCCGCGTATGAGGTGCGCAAGACCTTTCGCGGCAAAGAGGTGGTCGTCCATATCATCAACAATGCCCAGAACGGCCATTGCCCCGAGGATTGTCACTATTGCGCCCAAGCCAAAACATCCAAGGCGGACATCGAGGAATACGGCCTTAAATCCGACGAGGAAATGCTGGAAGAAGCCCGTCAGGCCTATTCCAAAGGCGCCTACCGTTATTGCATGGTTTTCGCCGGACGCGGGGCTTCGCCGTCAAGGGTCCAGCGCCTGACAAAGCTTATCACCAGCATCAAATCGGAATTTCCAAATAAAGAAATTTGTGTGTCCACCGGTTTTGTGACGCCCGAGGCCGCGGTTTCCTTAAAACAGGCGGGTTTAGACCGGCTCAATCATAATCTCAACACTTCTGAATCGCATTATCCAAACATTTGCACGACGCACACCTTTGCCGACCGGATCAACACCCTTTTGGCCGCGCGCCAGGCAGGCATAGAATTGTGTTCCGGCATGATCGTGGGCATGGGCGAGGAGCATAAGGACATCATTGAAGTGGCCAAACGCCTGCGGACGCTTAAGGCCGCGTCCATTCCGGTCAATCTTTTGGTCCCCATCGAGGGCAATTTGTTGTCCGAACCCAAAAATTTGACCCCGCAATTCGTCTTGCGCGTTTTGTGCCTGTTCAGGTTTTTGAATCCCAAAGCGGAAATCCGCGTCGCCGCCGGACGGGAAGGGCATTTGCGCAGCATGGAAGTCATGGCCTTATATCCGGCCAATTCTTTATTCTTGCAGGGGTATTTGAATTCCAAAGGGGCATCCAATGGCCGTACTTTGCGCATGATCAAGGATGCCGGTTTTGAGATCAAATCGGACCTGGCTATTGACGATTTGATCAAAAATGATAAAATCAAAAATGATGATTTTGGCGGGGATGACGCCAAAGTCGTTATCAAGGGATTAAAGGATCTAAGACCCGCATTAAAGGCCTAG
- a CDS encoding nucleotidyl transferase AbiEii/AbiGii toxin family protein has product MQIITPFQNNILKKIGGLKDAGPFCFTGGTALSLFYLKHRRSEDLDFFTDKENFIMPFGRLLEKDLKSDGYGVAIHREFKSFAELKVSLPGDEVVIHLALDAPFYLQPWCQFSDYPGLHVHSLTDIAANKLLALFGRAALRDFIDVYYLIKMGKFSKAQMVDYAKQKDPGFDLYWLGVAFERLKLYQQKDYDLSLVFDPLKAEELLSFFNQWRKEIASSLSG; this is encoded by the coding sequence TTGCAGATCATCACACCGTTTCAAAATAATATTTTAAAGAAAATCGGTGGCCTTAAAGATGCCGGACCTTTTTGTTTTACGGGCGGCACTGCGCTGTCATTATTTTATTTAAAGCACCGTAGAAGCGAAGATCTGGATTTTTTTACGGACAAAGAAAATTTTATCATGCCTTTTGGCCGTTTGTTGGAGAAGGACTTGAAGTCAGATGGATACGGGGTTGCCATACACCGGGAATTTAAGTCTTTTGCGGAATTAAAAGTTTCCTTGCCCGGCGATGAGGTCGTCATTCACCTGGCACTGGATGCTCCTTTTTATCTTCAACCGTGGTGTCAATTTTCCGATTATCCGGGTCTTCATGTGCATAGCCTAACAGACATTGCCGCTAATAAATTGCTGGCCCTCTTCGGCCGCGCGGCGTTGAGGGATTTTATTGACGTTTATTATTTGATCAAAATGGGGAAATTCTCCAAGGCCCAGATGGTCGATTATGCCAAACAAAAAGACCCTGGGTTTGATCTGTATTGGCTGGGGGTAGCGTTTGAACGTTTGAAATTATATCAGCAGAAAGATTATGATTTATCGTTGGTTTTTGATCCTTTAAAAGCAGAAGAATTGCTGTCATTTTTCAATCAGTGGCGAAAAGAAATTGCCTCTTCGCTCTCGGGATAG